The Tachyglossus aculeatus isolate mTacAcu1 chromosome 4, mTacAcu1.pri, whole genome shotgun sequence genome contains a region encoding:
- the RAB14 gene encoding ras-related protein Rab-14 isoform X2 produces MATAPYNYSYIFKYIIIGDMGVGKSCLLHQFTEKKFMADCPHTIGVEFGTRIIEVSGQKIKLQIWDTAGQERFRAVTRSYYRGAAGALMVYDITRRSTYNHLSSWLTDARNLTNPNTVIILIGNKADLEAQRDVTYEEAKQFAEENGLLFLEASAKTGENVEDAFLEAAKKIYQNIQDGSLDLNAAESGVQHKPSAPQGGRLTSEPQPQREGCGC; encoded by the exons ATGGCAACTGCACCGTACAACTACTCTTACATCTTCAAGTACATTATTATTG GGGACATGGGAGTTGGGAAGTCCTGCTTACTTCATCAATTTACAGAAAAAAAAT TTATGGCTGATTGCCCTCACACAATTGGTGTCGAATTTGGTACAAGAATAATTGAAGTTAGTGGACAGAAAATCAAGCTGCAGATTTGGGATACAGCAGGACAGGAGCGATTTAGGGCTGTTACGCGAAGCTACtacagaggagcagcaggagcactCATGGTCTACGATATTACTAG AAGAAGCACATATAACCATTTAAGCAGTTGGCTGACAGATGCAAGGAACCTCACCAATCCAAATACT GTGATAATTCTCATAGGAAATAAAGCAGAtttggaagcacagagggacgtAACATATGAAGAAGCCAAACAGTTTGCTGAAGAAAATG GTTTATTGTTCCTTGAAGCAAGTGCAAAAAC GGGAGAGAATGTGGAGGATGCCTTCCTGGAGGCCGCCAAGAAGATCTACCAGAATATCCAAGACGGGAGTCTGGATCTGAATGCCGCAGAGTCTGGGGTGCAACACAAACCTTCAGCTCCGCAGGGAGGACGCCTGACGAGCGAACCCCAACCGCAGAGAGAAGGCTGCGGCTGCTAG
- the RAB14 gene encoding ras-related protein Rab-14 isoform X1, giving the protein MEMVQPPASSATMATAPYNYSYIFKYIIIGDMGVGKSCLLHQFTEKKFMADCPHTIGVEFGTRIIEVSGQKIKLQIWDTAGQERFRAVTRSYYRGAAGALMVYDITRRSTYNHLSSWLTDARNLTNPNTVIILIGNKADLEAQRDVTYEEAKQFAEENGLLFLEASAKTGENVEDAFLEAAKKIYQNIQDGSLDLNAAESGVQHKPSAPQGGRLTSEPQPQREGCGC; this is encoded by the exons ATGGAGATGgttcagcctcctgcctccag TGCCACAATGGCAACTGCACCGTACAACTACTCTTACATCTTCAAGTACATTATTATTG GGGACATGGGAGTTGGGAAGTCCTGCTTACTTCATCAATTTACAGAAAAAAAAT TTATGGCTGATTGCCCTCACACAATTGGTGTCGAATTTGGTACAAGAATAATTGAAGTTAGTGGACAGAAAATCAAGCTGCAGATTTGGGATACAGCAGGACAGGAGCGATTTAGGGCTGTTACGCGAAGCTACtacagaggagcagcaggagcactCATGGTCTACGATATTACTAG AAGAAGCACATATAACCATTTAAGCAGTTGGCTGACAGATGCAAGGAACCTCACCAATCCAAATACT GTGATAATTCTCATAGGAAATAAAGCAGAtttggaagcacagagggacgtAACATATGAAGAAGCCAAACAGTTTGCTGAAGAAAATG GTTTATTGTTCCTTGAAGCAAGTGCAAAAAC GGGAGAGAATGTGGAGGATGCCTTCCTGGAGGCCGCCAAGAAGATCTACCAGAATATCCAAGACGGGAGTCTGGATCTGAATGCCGCAGAGTCTGGGGTGCAACACAAACCTTCAGCTCCGCAGGGAGGACGCCTGACGAGCGAACCCCAACCGCAGAGAGAAGGCTGCGGCTGCTAG